A stretch of the Edaphobacter acidisoli genome encodes the following:
- a CDS encoding TonB-dependent receptor, translating into MLRKSLRLLCILFSLALFPSLAPSAFGQAVNATLLGTVTDATGAAVAGASITVTHTATSTSYAAITNESGNYTVPNLPPGSYSVTVQAKGFKKDTHQNISVLVNTSTRVDVSLVPGSVSESVEVTTAPPLLQTDRGDISTKIEAHQLENLPLSTNRNFQSILNLVPGAAPAVYQHSQFFNSASSLQTEVNGQARLGNLYQIEGIDDDERTGLLQMIIPPAESIQSVDVSTNNYDAELGRATGAVTNVTLKSGTNTFHGSAFEYIQNNAVNARSYFGGPLGHLSYNYYGGSIGGPVLKDKLFFFGDYLTTSDHELTSGTYTIPDPRYYTPNANGFIDLSAALTGTPNANGYQTGQVFNPTTGDGTAAHPRTPFVNNQIPFSMVNPVSLAILQKVDAAAPAHGTLNPNAPLSNPANNYTDTLPFTKGAKSFDVKMDFAMNERNHLSARYSFQRVNVFQAPAFGSFLGGPGGGAFEGTGVTTGYSTGLNYDHVFSPTLFTEVRFGVGHVRNVAQPSDYGNNDATTLGIPGVNIAGQPFTAGQVGITINGGFTGTLIGYSASLPWIRAESNIDAVNNWTKIIKNHTIKFGGDVRRVRDDLLQDQTFSPRGVFNFSDVQTSDAAAAGKTNIANDMASFLFDIPSSTGRDLNTFFPAYRQWWIFVYGTDKWLVSPKLTLDLGARWEFYPPATPRKAGGFSNYDPANNQLILAGIGGNPSNLGLPTIYHYFAPRTGFAYRATDQIVLRGGFGISYMPFGDNTYAYNYPIRANNSYGLVGTSPYTGTVLADGVTPATFQNGFPAPVPIPIPSNGIIATNTPTLISQVYTWIPKTYRNPYVESWNLAVQQALPDNMSLQVAYVANHGVHASVSQNINNPSTYGGGSASEPEYHCVGCPSGGPFRTAATNEYFMGFSSNYQSLQVQLVHRTYKGLSFTSGFTWAKGMGYATGGDDNGSLLFFANFKRSYGPNDFDRTLNFEQSFTYELPWGIGHSHLSSGIGAAVLGGWKLSGVISAVTGTPFTVATNGANLNTPGTTQTGQLIGAYSVSHGVGSKTTWFNPAAFTTPSGCTNQSPCSNPGVGNTGRNEFRGPGYIQDNFSLFKSFRIFRESSLTTGIQATQLSNTPQFANPTSNNCCSATSFGQVTSTVGSGQGNVNGIGGGRSLQASARISF; encoded by the coding sequence ATGCTACGCAAATCTCTCAGGCTCCTTTGCATTCTTTTCTCGCTCGCCCTCTTCCCAAGTCTTGCTCCCTCTGCCTTTGGACAAGCCGTCAACGCTACCTTGCTCGGCACCGTCACCGATGCAACCGGTGCAGCCGTGGCCGGGGCCAGCATAACCGTCACCCATACGGCAACCAGCACCTCCTACGCCGCCATCACCAATGAAAGCGGCAACTATACCGTCCCAAACCTGCCGCCCGGCTCGTACTCCGTCACCGTCCAAGCCAAGGGCTTCAAGAAGGACACGCACCAGAACATCTCAGTGCTCGTCAATACCTCCACTCGCGTCGACGTCTCGCTCGTCCCAGGCAGCGTCTCCGAGAGCGTCGAAGTCACCACCGCGCCTCCACTGCTCCAAACCGACCGCGGCGACATCAGCACCAAAATCGAAGCTCATCAGCTTGAAAACCTGCCCCTGAGCACCAACCGCAACTTCCAGTCAATCCTCAACCTCGTCCCGGGCGCTGCGCCTGCGGTCTACCAGCACTCCCAGTTCTTCAATTCCGCAAGCTCCCTGCAGACCGAAGTCAACGGCCAGGCCCGCCTCGGCAATCTCTACCAGATTGAAGGTATCGACGACGACGAGCGCACCGGCTTGCTCCAGATGATCATCCCGCCCGCCGAGTCCATCCAATCCGTCGACGTCTCCACCAACAACTACGACGCCGAGCTCGGCCGCGCCACCGGAGCCGTCACCAACGTCACCCTCAAATCCGGAACCAACACCTTCCACGGTTCGGCCTTCGAATACATTCAAAACAACGCCGTCAACGCCCGCTCCTACTTCGGCGGACCCCTCGGCCATCTCTCCTACAACTACTACGGCGGCAGCATCGGCGGCCCAGTCCTCAAGGACAAGCTCTTCTTCTTTGGCGACTATCTCACTACGTCCGACCATGAGTTGACCAGCGGAACCTATACGATCCCCGACCCGCGCTATTACACTCCAAACGCGAACGGCTTCATCGACCTCAGCGCCGCGCTCACCGGCACGCCCAACGCAAACGGCTACCAGACCGGCCAGGTCTTCAATCCGACAACTGGAGACGGCACTGCGGCGCATCCCCGTACTCCATTTGTGAACAACCAGATCCCCTTCTCCATGGTCAATCCGGTCTCGCTCGCCATTCTGCAAAAGGTGGACGCTGCTGCTCCCGCGCATGGAACCCTGAATCCAAACGCGCCACTGAGCAATCCCGCGAACAACTACACCGACACGCTTCCCTTTACCAAAGGCGCAAAGAGCTTCGACGTCAAAATGGATTTCGCCATGAACGAGCGCAACCATCTCAGCGCTCGCTACAGCTTCCAGCGCGTGAATGTATTCCAGGCGCCGGCCTTTGGCTCGTTCCTCGGAGGTCCCGGCGGCGGCGCCTTTGAGGGTACAGGCGTCACCACTGGTTACAGCACAGGCCTAAACTACGATCACGTCTTCTCGCCCACCCTCTTCACCGAGGTGCGCTTCGGCGTCGGCCACGTCCGCAACGTCGCCCAGCCCAGCGACTATGGCAACAACGATGCGACGACGCTCGGCATCCCCGGAGTGAACATCGCTGGCCAGCCCTTCACTGCCGGTCAGGTAGGCATCACCATCAACGGCGGCTTCACCGGAACCCTCATCGGATACTCCGCTTCACTGCCCTGGATCCGCGCCGAATCCAACATCGACGCCGTCAACAACTGGACGAAGATCATCAAAAACCACACCATCAAATTCGGTGGTGACGTTCGCCGCGTCCGCGACGATCTTCTTCAGGACCAGACCTTCAGCCCACGCGGCGTCTTCAACTTCTCCGACGTCCAGACCTCCGACGCAGCCGCCGCCGGAAAAACCAACATCGCCAACGACATGGCCAGCTTCCTCTTCGACATCCCCAGTTCCACTGGTCGCGACCTCAACACCTTCTTCCCGGCCTATCGCCAGTGGTGGATCTTCGTATACGGCACCGACAAATGGCTGGTCAGCCCCAAACTTACCCTGGACCTTGGCGCTCGCTGGGAGTTTTATCCTCCGGCAACACCACGTAAAGCCGGTGGCTTCTCCAACTACGATCCGGCCAACAACCAGCTCATCCTCGCGGGCATAGGCGGCAACCCCTCCAACCTCGGCCTGCCCACCATCTACCACTACTTCGCGCCTCGTACTGGCTTCGCCTACAGAGCAACAGACCAGATTGTCCTCCGTGGCGGTTTCGGCATCAGCTACATGCCATTCGGCGACAACACGTACGCTTACAACTACCCAATCCGCGCCAACAACTCCTATGGCTTGGTAGGAACCTCTCCTTACACCGGAACGGTTCTCGCCGACGGCGTTACACCAGCCACCTTCCAGAACGGCTTCCCTGCTCCTGTTCCTATTCCCATTCCTTCCAATGGCATCATCGCCACCAATACCCCGACCCTAATATCCCAGGTCTACACTTGGATTCCGAAGACATATAGAAATCCCTATGTTGAATCCTGGAACCTCGCAGTCCAGCAGGCGCTCCCAGACAACATGTCCCTGCAGGTTGCCTACGTCGCCAATCATGGCGTACACGCGTCTGTCAGCCAGAACATCAACAACCCCAGCACCTACGGCGGTGGCAGTGCATCTGAACCCGAATACCACTGCGTCGGATGCCCGTCAGGCGGCCCCTTCCGCACTGCGGCAACCAATGAATACTTCATGGGCTTCTCGTCGAACTACCAGTCCCTGCAGGTGCAGCTCGTCCACAGAACCTACAAGGGGCTCTCTTTCACCAGCGGCTTCACTTGGGCCAAAGGCATGGGCTATGCCACAGGCGGCGACGACAACGGCAGCCTGCTCTTCTTCGCCAACTTCAAGAGAAGCTACGGACCCAACGACTTTGACCGCACCCTCAACTTCGAGCAGAGCTTTACCTACGAACTGCCTTGGGGTATAGGTCACAGCCACCTCAGCTCAGGCATTGGAGCAGCCGTCCTCGGCGGCTGGAAGCTCTCCGGTGTCATCTCCGCCGTCACCGGTACGCCATTTACCGTCGCTACCAACGGTGCAAACCTCAACACACCCGGCACCACACAGACAGGGCAACTGATCGGTGCATATAGCGTAAGCCACGGCGTCGGTTCCAAGACCACCTGGTTCAACCCTGCCGCATTCACTACTCCGTCTGGCTGCACCAACCAGAGTCCCTGCTCCAACCCCGGCGTAGGCAATACGGGCAGAAACGAATTCCGCGGCCCCGGCTACATCCAGGACAACTTCTCCCTCTTCAAGAGCTTCAGGATCTTCCGTGAATCCTCTCTGACGACGGGCATCCAGGCCACTCAACTCAGCAACACACCGCAGTTCGCCAACCCAACCAGCAACAACTGCTGCTCCGCCACCAGCTTCGGCCAGGTCACCAGCACAGTCGGTAGCGGCCAGGGCAACGTCAACGGAATCGGCGGTGGACGCTCACTGCAAGCCTCCGCTCGCATCTCCTTCTAA
- a CDS encoding TolC family protein has protein sequence MWFERLYLPALLIAACLPVTAGAQSAPASAPAPQANSLAQAPGASLVTVDDAIKLALQHNHTLQAARTVIQQNKAEEITANLRPDPVLMGDSQFLPVFNPSQFTSDYLDQVAQFDLGVSYLFERGRKRQHRLQAARDVTAVSEAQVADNERTLTFSVASQFITVELAESTLELANEDLKSFENTVGISEARYKAGDMSEGDLLKIKLQLLQFQMDVSQAKLGRAQGLSDLRQMLGYESVAPDYDIAGAFQYVPVSGTVEDFQAMALQDRPDLREAQLGVTAANSQHELQKAIGKRDVTGQVNYTHLTGINNLSLFGSIELPIFDRNQGEIARSGIAITQAQEQMRFTNGQVLTDVRDAYEGLHANDEIVKLYRSGYLDQAQESRDISEYAYKRGAASLLDFLDAERSYRATQLGYRQSLAAYLTSLEQLREAVGTRSIP, from the coding sequence ATGTGGTTCGAACGTCTGTATCTTCCTGCTCTGCTGATTGCAGCGTGTTTGCCCGTGACTGCGGGTGCGCAGTCCGCACCGGCGTCTGCGCCGGCTCCCCAGGCGAATTCGCTGGCGCAGGCGCCTGGGGCTTCGCTGGTTACGGTGGACGACGCGATTAAGCTGGCGCTTCAGCATAACCATACGTTGCAGGCCGCGCGGACTGTGATTCAGCAGAACAAGGCTGAAGAGATTACGGCGAACCTGCGGCCCGATCCGGTGCTGATGGGTGACTCGCAGTTTCTGCCGGTGTTTAATCCTAGCCAGTTCACTTCGGACTATCTCGACCAGGTGGCGCAGTTTGATCTGGGTGTGAGCTATCTGTTTGAGCGCGGCAGAAAGCGGCAGCACCGCTTGCAGGCCGCGCGCGATGTGACGGCGGTAAGCGAGGCCCAGGTTGCAGATAATGAGCGGACGCTTACGTTCAGCGTGGCTTCGCAGTTCATTACGGTGGAGCTGGCCGAGTCGACGCTGGAGCTGGCGAATGAAGACCTGAAGAGCTTTGAGAACACGGTGGGGATCAGCGAGGCGCGGTACAAGGCCGGGGACATGAGCGAGGGCGACCTGCTGAAGATCAAGCTGCAACTGCTTCAGTTCCAGATGGATGTGTCGCAGGCGAAGCTGGGGCGGGCGCAGGGGCTGTCGGATCTGCGGCAGATGCTGGGGTATGAGTCGGTTGCGCCCGATTATGACATTGCCGGGGCGTTTCAGTATGTGCCGGTGAGCGGGACGGTTGAGGACTTTCAGGCGATGGCGCTGCAGGACCGTCCGGACCTGCGGGAGGCGCAGTTGGGTGTGACGGCTGCGAACAGTCAGCACGAGTTGCAGAAGGCTATCGGCAAGCGCGACGTGACGGGGCAGGTGAATTACACACACCTGACGGGGATCAACAATCTCTCACTCTTCGGGTCGATTGAGTTGCCGATCTTTGATCGCAACCAGGGCGAGATTGCGCGGTCGGGGATTGCGATTACGCAGGCGCAGGAGCAGATGAGGTTTACGAATGGGCAGGTGTTGACCGATGTGCGCGATGCGTATGAGGGGCTTCATGCGAACGATGAGATTGTGAAGCTGTATCGCTCGGGGTATCTGGACCAGGCGCAGGAGTCGCGCGATATCTCGGAGTACGCGTATAAGCGCGGGGCTGCGAGTTTGCTGGACTTTCTGGATGCGGAGCGGAGCTACAGGGCTACGCAGCTTGGCTACAGGCAGTCGCTGGCCGCGTACCTGACGTCGCTGGAGCAACTGAGGGAAGCAGTGGGAACCAGGAGCATTCCATG